From Algoriphagus sp. NG3, the proteins below share one genomic window:
- a CDS encoding molybdopterin-dependent oxidoreductase, with translation MISDKKVKTTCSYCGVGCGIEASVDSQQKVQVEGDKDHPVNQGMLCSKGMNLHYVVNDTSDRILYPEMRWSRSHPRERVSWDDALDRAAGVFKSLIRRYGPNSVGFYISGQCLTEEYYIANKLTKGFLGTNNIDTNSRLCMSSAVVAYKKTFGEDSVPISYEDIEQADAFLIAGANPAWCHPILFRRLEKHKEKNPQVKIIVVDPRKTDSANFADIHLQIIPGTDIILYNAIGRRLIEKGLADKDFIKNHTENYLEYRKQVMATSLREASKLCGISVEDIKRVAEIIGESKGFITMWAMGLNQSAIGTDKNFSLLNLSLVTGRIGKPGNGPFSLTGQPNAMGGREVGGMANLLAVHKDLNNPVHRQEVANFWGVNEISPSPGYTATEMFEALESGEMKAVWIICTNPMVSLPNSRKIEQALKNAKFVVVQDISHKADTLEFADLVLPAAGWLEKEGTMTNSERRISYLKKGINPPGEARPDVEILCDFAKRMGFRGFNFNNPEEIYEEYCSMTKGTNIDISFLSYDRLKNEGTFQWPVPEYRHTGTPRLFADNKFYTPSQKAVFNIPAQIENTSEKTSKEYPLILTTGRVRDQWHTMTKTGKVSRLRTHYPSPVLEINPIDAYLDKVKDGDIVEVKSKNGVVRVKAKLSKSIREGVVFLPMHWGKQLQSDLNRANNLTKTVVDPQSKEPDFKYTTVSVAKYKKSTEKIIVIGAGAAAFRFIQNYREHNESDKIHVFSKEPHPFYNRVLLPEYVTEELTWEQLQKIKEQELKKLKISLHTGLSIEKIDPENQTVTDDKGEEYTYDKLILATGSRAFIPKDAQLDLPGRFTMRNKVDADRFKEYLISTNLPAENQHVVIIGGGLLGLELAAALQHNRVKVTIVQRASRLMERQLDEVSSKLLSLDVQERGIHVYFDNEVSTVFDDEEHKSLSITLKSGKIIYANAVVYAIGTQPNIKIAKDNGILCGRGIIVNQHLQTNYQSIFAIGEIAEFENQLFGITSAAEEQAMVLANYIAGDVSSIYSGSVLMNILKFKDLELCSIGDISVPENDNSYEEIIFTDISRRYYKKCIVKDDLLVGAVLMGDKNEFAEFKSLIENKIELSEKRKSLLMGSSDTRPVIGKLVCSCSRVGEGNIKEAIAEGCSDFTALCQQTGAGLGCGSCKTEVREILHQSKVLA, from the coding sequence GTGATCTCTGATAAAAAAGTCAAAACCACCTGTTCCTACTGCGGTGTCGGCTGTGGTATAGAGGCAAGTGTGGACTCTCAACAAAAAGTACAGGTAGAGGGAGACAAAGATCACCCGGTAAACCAAGGCATGCTCTGCTCCAAAGGCATGAACCTCCACTACGTAGTCAATGATACTTCGGACAGAATCCTGTATCCCGAAATGCGATGGAGCAGATCCCATCCCCGGGAACGCGTAAGCTGGGACGATGCGTTGGATAGGGCCGCAGGAGTTTTTAAGTCATTGATCCGAAGATATGGTCCCAACAGCGTAGGATTTTATATCTCAGGGCAATGCCTCACTGAGGAATATTACATCGCCAACAAACTTACCAAGGGATTTCTCGGCACCAACAACATAGATACCAATAGCCGCTTGTGCATGAGTTCTGCGGTGGTGGCTTACAAAAAAACCTTTGGGGAAGATTCTGTGCCTATTTCTTACGAAGACATAGAGCAAGCTGACGCTTTCTTGATAGCCGGTGCAAACCCTGCCTGGTGCCACCCCATCCTTTTCCGTAGGCTGGAAAAACATAAAGAAAAAAATCCCCAGGTGAAAATCATCGTGGTAGATCCACGGAAAACTGACTCTGCCAATTTTGCGGACATTCACTTGCAGATCATTCCCGGGACTGATATTATTCTATATAATGCCATAGGAAGGAGACTTATTGAAAAAGGTCTGGCAGATAAAGACTTTATTAAAAACCATACTGAAAACTACCTGGAATATCGCAAACAGGTGATGGCTACCTCACTTAGGGAAGCCTCTAAACTCTGTGGGATTTCGGTCGAAGATATCAAACGGGTAGCAGAGATTATCGGCGAATCCAAGGGCTTTATCACCATGTGGGCGATGGGATTAAACCAGAGTGCGATAGGTACAGACAAGAATTTCTCCCTGCTCAATCTCTCTCTAGTCACCGGAAGAATAGGAAAACCGGGTAATGGGCCTTTCTCTCTTACAGGACAGCCCAATGCCATGGGCGGACGGGAAGTAGGCGGAATGGCAAATTTGCTGGCAGTTCACAAGGACCTGAATAACCCGGTTCACCGTCAGGAAGTGGCAAATTTCTGGGGAGTCAATGAAATTTCTCCCTCTCCGGGCTATACGGCCACTGAAATGTTTGAGGCATTGGAAAGTGGGGAAATGAAAGCAGTGTGGATCATCTGTACCAATCCTATGGTGAGTCTCCCAAACTCCAGAAAGATCGAACAGGCACTGAAGAACGCTAAATTCGTCGTAGTACAGGATATTTCCCATAAAGCAGACACCTTGGAATTTGCTGATCTGGTACTTCCTGCAGCAGGATGGCTGGAGAAAGAGGGAACTATGACCAACTCCGAACGCAGAATTTCATACTTGAAAAAGGGCATCAACCCTCCAGGAGAAGCCAGACCTGATGTGGAAATCCTCTGTGATTTTGCAAAAAGAATGGGTTTCCGTGGATTCAACTTCAATAATCCAGAAGAGATCTATGAGGAATATTGCTCTATGACCAAGGGCACCAACATAGATATTTCCTTCCTGAGTTATGATCGGCTGAAAAATGAGGGCACCTTCCAGTGGCCAGTGCCTGAGTACAGACACACTGGAACTCCCCGTCTTTTTGCAGACAATAAATTCTACACCCCAAGCCAAAAAGCTGTTTTCAACATTCCCGCACAGATTGAAAACACTTCTGAAAAGACCAGCAAGGAATACCCCTTGATCCTCACTACCGGGCGCGTTCGTGATCAGTGGCACACCATGACCAAGACTGGGAAAGTATCACGCCTTCGTACGCACTACCCTAGCCCAGTACTGGAGATCAATCCTATAGATGCCTATCTGGATAAAGTAAAAGACGGTGATATAGTAGAAGTAAAGAGTAAAAACGGAGTAGTCAGGGTAAAAGCAAAACTGTCCAAAAGTATACGGGAAGGGGTTGTTTTTCTTCCTATGCACTGGGGCAAGCAACTGCAAAGTGATCTTAATCGCGCCAACAATCTCACAAAAACTGTAGTTGATCCTCAATCTAAGGAGCCAGACTTCAAATACACCACAGTATCAGTAGCCAAGTACAAGAAAAGCACAGAAAAGATCATAGTGATCGGCGCGGGAGCTGCTGCTTTCCGCTTTATACAAAATTACAGGGAACACAATGAGAGCGACAAAATCCATGTTTTCTCTAAAGAACCTCACCCATTCTATAACCGGGTGCTTTTACCTGAATACGTCACCGAAGAACTTACCTGGGAGCAGCTGCAAAAGATCAAGGAGCAAGAGCTGAAAAAACTAAAAATCAGCTTGCACACCGGGCTTTCCATAGAAAAAATTGATCCGGAAAACCAGACTGTGACGGATGACAAAGGAGAGGAATACACCTATGATAAGCTCATCTTGGCTACAGGAAGCCGGGCTTTTATCCCGAAGGATGCACAGCTAGACCTTCCAGGGCGCTTTACCATGCGCAATAAAGTGGATGCCGACCGATTCAAAGAATACTTAATCTCGACAAATTTACCAGCGGAAAACCAACATGTAGTCATCATCGGAGGCGGATTGCTAGGCTTGGAACTGGCAGCAGCCTTACAGCATAACCGTGTGAAAGTGACAATCGTGCAGCGGGCTTCCCGACTGATGGAGCGTCAGCTGGACGAGGTATCAAGTAAGCTGCTTTCCCTTGACGTACAAGAACGGGGCATCCATGTTTATTTTGACAATGAGGTGAGTACGGTGTTCGACGACGAAGAACACAAATCCCTTTCCATCACCCTGAAAAGCGGGAAAATAATATATGCAAACGCAGTAGTTTACGCCATAGGCACCCAGCCTAACATCAAAATAGCAAAAGACAACGGGATCTTATGCGGACGTGGAATTATCGTGAACCAGCATCTGCAGACCAACTACCAATCCATATTTGCAATAGGGGAAATAGCTGAATTTGAAAACCAATTATTTGGAATCACTTCTGCAGCAGAAGAGCAAGCTATGGTTCTGGCCAACTATATAGCAGGGGATGTAAGCAGCATATATTCAGGCTCAGTGTTGATGAATATATTGAAATTCAAAGACCTGGAACTCTGCAGCATAGGAGATATCAGTGTGCCTGAAAATGATAATTCTTATGAGGAAATCATTTTCACGGATATCAGCCGACGGTACTATAAAAAATGCATTGTCAAAGATGACTTACTCGTCGGCGCGGTACTTATGGGCGACAAGAATGAGTTTGCAGAATTCAAATCGCTGATTGAAAACAAAATCGAGCTTTCCGAAAAAAGAAAATCCCTTTTGATGGGATCTTCCGACACCCGGCCGGTAATTGGCAAGTTAGTCTGCAGCTGCAGCCGTGTAGGTGAGGGAAATATCAAAGAGGCGATTGCAGAAGGATGCTCCGATTTCACAGCACTTTGCCAGCAAACGGGAGCAGGCTTGGGCTGTGGTAGCTGTAAAACTGAAGTACGTGAGATTTTACACCAATCTAAAGTCTTGGCCTAA